A segment of the Crassostrea angulata isolate pt1a10 chromosome 10, ASM2561291v2, whole genome shotgun sequence genome:
tttttttgttcaaaacgcgtttttacacgtcttttcgtccaaggtaacgtgttttGATGTAAGAAATTcttgaatgcggtgaagcatgaattgTGCTCTGGGCCTCATAAGGGgagtgtgtagcgatgagcaggacaatagaaatcgacaactaatttGGCGGTAGTCGgaaataaaagggaaataatgcgtatttatgaattcatgtcagctttacttcttgttttaaatataactgTCTAATCgggtaattatatatataataaaacataatggcatcattgtaaaataaatatgtgGCTATAAAAACCCATGTCAAGTGATATCGACCAAAGATACAGAAAGTGATATCCACGTCGCAAGCTGTCAATATCGCTTAGGTTAATATCACTTTTCCTTATAACTACATACCGACATACAAAGAAAACCAGACTTGAACAATTAGCAGAGTGCTGTAGTTTCCATTAGAAGGGTTCAAAGTCACGGTcacttttactttaaaattgttttgacgTTGTATGTGCATAACACGAAGTTACATTTTTTCCCTGTTCCATCACTTATAacagattaaaaatcaactacGAACCAATATATAGCCATAGAATTTCAGATTTAACAAGTTTGAGATgagttttagtgattttttaaaaatctcaaagtTTGCATTAATTGCCATAAGCACTCTTTTCTTTTCTCATGGACGTATTCGTACGGTAGAAAAAGATTTCTAAGATTtgatacattttcactatatggccacAATGACCCaacttcaaaaatttcaaaattttggcatATTAACTATGCATTTAGTTTTCCTCACGTGTGTGAGTAGAGAATTTGGGTGTTTGTTGCATATTTGACCCCGCACGTGAGGCCCCGGGGGTTGTAAGgccataattaaataaaatgtaaattgctCTTATCCTAGAAATGCTTTACACAAAAAATGGTAATAATTGGCCAGGTAGTCTTCAAGAAAAATTTACAATAGTTAGCGGGCGACGCACGACGATGGAAAGACCAGTTGCAATTATAGGTCTTTTGAATGACTCAGGTGATTTTCACTTAGCCATTTAATTGGCTATACATAATTTGTCACATTTTTTACAATGTGTTCCTTAATACAGCTCATCATACTAACAAATGTTTGGTCTGGTTTCATAGCAAAATGAACGTTAAATGTGGCATAGTTACTTAATACAAATCtttatggttggctttaacTTTAAACTGTTGGTGGTATAATATCGGTACTCGAAGAAAGTTGGGACACGTATCTACAGCATTTCATGCCCTTGTACTTGGACGTAAGTTTGTCCGTGATTTAGATAATAAATATAATCCTTACAGTTAAGACAGGTTTGTAAAAATCACTTAAAAGACTAGAAAACAAAATTGCCATCGATCCCACTGAAAACTGAATAATTTAAACATCACTTACAGAGATATATTGTGTAAATACCAACATGTATTGATTTCAACATACATATTTGTACTGTTGTTaagattttttcaatttataaggGTCCTCCACACTCCTGGGAAAAGTTCTGCAGGagaaaaaactaattttaaagatttctatcGCTTAACCAAAATTTCCTGTTGTATTTTAACTCGTGCCTGCGGGTCATTACATCAAAGCTACAACCGTTGCACTGCAAAGATAGAGAACAAGATTAGGCGatttaattaaaacagtttCATAATAGGTTAAAATCGccgccatgttgtgacgtagtcataaaaagtagaagtcacgGAGTGTCGAGGATCCTTATCAATGGACACTTGAAAGTTAAGATTACCTATCAActaaatcatataaaacaaagatCACTCATATTAAGTGGGGGAAAAAATGAACAAGACATAATCCTCAGCAATTAACTATTGCCCAAGTAAACTTCTCTTAGAATAATTCAACACAATTTTGATGACATTGTTCATGGTGAATGGAATTAGTATTGGACTGGTATGAACCCATTCGATTTGCGTAATTTGTTTTCAGTGATAAAAATTTATCTTTATCCCTATGAGAAAATGTTCATTCCATTCATCGATTTAttgatagaaccattttaacaagaccttggactttcggtaggaccTAGCTTTCTATATCATGTgtcaaaacatattaaaatgactCTTAATTCAAACTAAATATGCACCAATCGCACAGTCTTAGCTCGAAAGCCAaacaaatcgtgttgatttcaaagagccatggctgagtgaccaacaatgaaatagacatgcTAACTTCACATTGTTGTTTGATATAACTCcccaaaagtccaagctcttgttaaaatgtttataatgttttCATAGTTATCTAAGTGATTGGTTCTATACAcgtatttgtgggttttttttaagatgtCGAAACCATTCCGTCATACATTTCGTAATTTTCAATGATTATAATGTTGAACTAAGATATTTCTAACCACAGAGATGCAatcttattgtttattttctcaatatatatctaaacattaaaacaactagaggtactgtgagcaagctcacaattgatacccccccgctaagaaaaaaatcataacgcgtgtatttttgctattatagaaaatattggatgaatctatttcactgtccattttctataaataacaactgctttatttttgaaaactgttaatttttagcttctaatatttccattaatacaaaacatgacacagacagaatatagcttttttgaaacaatgaccttgaacttcctcaattgaccttgggtcaaggtcactacacaccctttaatcataagcaatctttgtgtgaagtaagaacttccaatgtttctccatgagaaagatatggaccggacacgaattttgcattttttctgccagtgaccttgaccttgcccaaatgaccttgggtcaaggtcatgacacacccttaggtcataagcaatctttgtgtgaagtaagaacttgcaatgtttccccataagaaagatatggaccggacacgaattttgcactttttctgccagtgaccttgaccttgcccgaatgaccttgggtcaaggtcatgacacacccttaggtcataagcaatctttgtgtgaagtaagaacttccaatgtttccccataagaaagatatggaccggacacgaattttgcactttttctgccagtgaccttgaccttgcccgaatgaccttgggtcaaggtcatgacacacccttaggtcataagcaatctttgtgtgaagtaagaacttccaatgtttccccataagaaagatatggaccggacacgaattttgcactttttctgccagtgaccttgaccttgcccgaatgaccttgggtcaaggtcatgacacacccttaggtcataagcaatttttgtgtgaagtaagaacttccaatatttccccataagaaagatatggaccggacacgattgcacggacagacagacagacagacggacggacggacaaggtgattcctatatacccccccccccccaaactttgtttgcgggggggtATAATAATATCATCATGACTTGGTAAAAagtaaaaactatatatatatataaagacaaattttaaagaaaaataataatgttccattaaatagcaacaaaaaatacatcaaatagtCTTGactaaattaaatgaaaaatagaaaTGGGTCGGGGTTGACTAGATAACGTAAAAAGTAACGATCAATCAAAGTCAAATACGTGCAGCAAgtggttataaaaaaaatcacatttattttacattctCTGTAACAACGTCCCCTGTTGTAGAAAATACCCTTTACCCCGCTTGTTACTAATAAATTTATTAGGATGgacaacaataaatattttacctttacaccAGTTCTACAACTTCTATGGAGTAGAACTTATGGGAGACAGATACACATAATCTTTTGACATTGATCGGgtttttggtggtttttttttttaggaaatgtTCATTCATGGTGGGAGTTAGTTTTCAAAGTTGTGACCGGTGGACCATTTGGGGCctatgatttatttgtaaaaaatggCACTCGCAATACACAGAACTTGACAGTCCAGCAACTGACGAACGAAGTTAAGGATCATTACAAATCTGATGTCATGAACGATATACATTCAAATGGCGTCACTAAGGTAATTCAGTTTTCTCTTTTTTCGTCAAAGCTTATACATTATTATTAAAGGCGTTTTAAAATCTtgaagaatatatatttataacatcCGTTTTATCAtcattcttttaaatatatttcagatAAGAGTATCCTACTACTCTGGGGGCGTTGAAGCTCAATACTTTGTTTTCGACGCAGTAGGAGCCACCAAAACTGGGTGGTTCAGCCGAGAAAGATTAATAGAGacaagttataaaaatataacggCATTGGctgatgtaaaaaataaaacgggAGGAGAATTTTTCAGCATCGAAGGgtattatcttcattttaaatttcaacgCATCTTAAAAATAACGTTTTCTTATATGATCAGTAGGTCttgaattaaagaaaaacatattgaaaattttacataaaaaaacattttaagagCATTACTTTAGCAATACGTGCTCTCTACCGGGTCTCATATATTCTGGAGGAATGCcgttttatttcaaacatatcTGAATATTCTTTTATACCTATCaagatatatttatcagatttcTATCATATAACTTTAATGTTTTCCGGCAATGCAGAAATGGTttgatgtttaaaaacaaaaaaaagcaCTAAACTTTAATAATATAGGTGTAATATTGTTACCAAGAAGTACGTTTAAACTTGTGAAATAGTCATGTACTTCTCTTGGTTGTGCGAAATTTATGAAcgtataaaaatcattttttattcgaAAGGGGTAAACTTATTCGCTTCGTAGTTATCAAAGTAAACATCTATTCCTatgggggtttttttaattaaaaaaataattgaatcaaGTAAATCAGTTTCTGATGGAAGAacccaaaagaaaaaaaaaacacgaacaGTTTTAAATAAGGCATGATAATCACTGCAAATTGCAATCGCCAATCGGTTAATCGCAATTTGGTCTAACAGTGTTACCTTTATCGTATTCGCATACATAAATAGACAACACAATGTTTGTGGATTATATTGATAAGTGCAATATCTTTACGATAAATTAATGCTATGTTTAatgaaaaacatataaaacaaacacaaataGAAATACGGTTATCACCATTATTAAGGTTTTTACTTAGTACTGGTCCTAAATTCACtcaacttgcatggatgatgcgtcttataatactgatgcagGCTTGCATGCTGAATCTAAgtcataggtttcggatgctggataaggttcaggtttttttaacaggtcacatgttttatagataatagcttgcatagttgatttaactataacaTAAATGATTCGTAGAGGTAGCTTCaaatgcagagcctgatctccattttcaaggatgctaaaaaaatgtccttcctcactcaaacctgcttgatagacgTGTTTGtcgttaaatgatataacatgatccaatgatatagtattgtatgatatgatacactatagattaatatgataaatattatatcatatgttttattgtaaaaagttatatgatacagtatgatattgtataaatttgtttgataatttatatgatattgtttcatgaaattgttatgtatagtattgtatattatgatacaatg
Coding sequences within it:
- the LOC128165943 gene encoding uncharacterized protein LOC128165943, with protein sequence MFINVVLLMCIVGNVHSWWELVFKVVTGGPFGAYDLFVKNGTRNTQNLTVQQLTNEVKDHYKSDVMNDIHSNGVTKIRVSYYSGGVEAQYFVFDAVGATKTGWFSRERLIETSYKNITALADR